The following proteins are encoded in a genomic region of Galbibacter sp. BG1:
- a CDS encoding phytoene/squalene synthase family protein, whose amino-acid sequence MTTNYNLYQDVCKETSKMVTKKYSTSFSRSIIYLTPEIRENIYNIYGFVRFADEIVDTFHEHNRKVLLDRFVEDYHLALNQDISLNPILQAFCKTQKQYKIPQHLVDTFIESMYMDLGEMKDLDSEEYKKYIYGSAEVVGLMCLNVFLKGDKEEYEELKPYAQSFGAALQKVNFLRDISSDFHQLNRTYFPNVDFNQFTLEDKMKIEEDIKNDFHEAIKGIKKLPLSSRFAVYLAYLYYTSLFKKIKKTDSELLFKKRIRVNNFEKLLLFSRIYVQKSLKIQI is encoded by the coding sequence ATGACTACCAATTATAATTTATACCAAGATGTGTGTAAGGAAACCAGTAAAATGGTTACCAAGAAATACAGTACGTCTTTTTCCCGATCTATTATTTACTTAACCCCAGAAATTCGTGAAAACATTTATAATATTTACGGATTTGTGCGCTTTGCAGACGAAATCGTGGATACTTTTCACGAGCATAATCGTAAGGTATTGCTAGATCGTTTTGTCGAGGATTATCATTTGGCACTTAATCAGGACATTTCTTTAAACCCTATTTTACAAGCATTTTGCAAAACCCAGAAGCAATATAAAATCCCGCAGCATTTGGTAGATACTTTTATTGAATCGATGTACATGGATCTGGGGGAAATGAAAGATTTGGATTCTGAAGAGTACAAAAAATATATTTATGGTTCTGCAGAAGTTGTCGGCCTTATGTGTTTAAATGTTTTCTTAAAAGGGGATAAAGAGGAATATGAAGAGCTGAAACCCTATGCGCAAAGTTTTGGGGCCGCACTTCAAAAAGTGAATTTCTTAAGGGACATAAGCTCAGATTTTCATCAATTAAACCGTACCTATTTTCCAAATGTGGACTTTAATCAGTTTACCTTGGAGGATAAAATGAAGATAGAAGAAGACATCAAAAACGATTTTCACGAAGCAATAAAAGGTATTAAAAAATTACCTTTGTCTTCTCGGTTTGCAGTGTATCTGGCGTATCTTTATTATACCAGTTTGTTTAAAAAGATCAAAAAAACAGATTCAGAATTGTTGTTTAAAAAGCGAATTCGGGTTAATAATTTTGAAAAGCTGTTATTGTTTTCAAGAATTTATGTTCAAAAAAGTTTAAAAATACAAATATGA
- the lgt gene encoding prolipoprotein diacylglyceryl transferase, with protein sequence MHFLSITWNPDGILLDLGFFQLRYYSLMFVIAFSLGWFLMKKIYQNENQSEESLDSLFIYMVLSILIGARLGHFIFYEPSMFLEDPLSIFLPFKFSPEFEFTGFRGLASHGAAIGVIIAMFIYSKKVIKKPVLWILDRITIPVAIGGVFVRLGNFFNSEIVGKPTNSDYGVIFKQLGETFPRHPAQLYEAFGYVIVFVALLYTYWKTDKKDKIGFMFGLWLVLTWTVRFIAEFYKKSQGGFESELGLFSTGQWLSIPFIIIGFYLMFKPSKKVS encoded by the coding sequence ATGCACTTTTTGAGTATTACTTGGAATCCAGATGGGATTCTTTTAGATTTAGGATTTTTTCAGTTGAGGTATTACAGTTTAATGTTTGTCATTGCTTTTTCCCTGGGATGGTTTCTCATGAAAAAGATTTACCAAAATGAAAATCAGTCAGAAGAGTCTTTAGATTCCCTGTTTATTTACATGGTGCTTTCCATTTTAATTGGAGCGCGTTTGGGACATTTTATATTCTATGAGCCCAGCATGTTTTTAGAAGATCCTTTGAGTATTTTTCTTCCTTTTAAATTTAGCCCAGAATTCGAATTTACTGGCTTTAGAGGTCTTGCCAGTCATGGGGCAGCAATTGGAGTAATTATTGCCATGTTTATCTACAGCAAAAAAGTAATTAAAAAACCTGTCCTGTGGATTTTGGACCGTATTACCATTCCCGTAGCAATTGGCGGTGTTTTTGTGCGGTTAGGGAACTTTTTCAATTCAGAAATTGTAGGAAAACCTACCAACAGCGATTACGGAGTTATTTTTAAGCAATTGGGCGAAACCTTCCCAAGGCATCCTGCGCAATTATACGAAGCCTTTGGCTATGTAATCGTGTTTGTTGCTTTGCTTTATACCTACTGGAAAACCGACAAAAAAGATAAAATAGGCTTTATGTTCGGTCTATGGTTGGTTTTAACGTGGACGGTTCGTTTTATTGCTGAATTCTATAAAAAATCGCAAGGCGGATTCGAATCGGAACTTGGCCTATTTTCCACCGGACAATGGTTAAGTATCCCATTTATAATCATCGGTTTTTATCTCATGTTTAAACCTTCAAAAAAAGTGTCATGA
- a CDS encoding SRPBCC family protein, which produces MSITLSYQSGIYQLKSSQVIDASIEEVWEYFSKPKNLNSLTPEDMDFEITSSIVSETYIGQIISYSISIFPLVRSHWITEITHVKNQRMFIDEQRFGPYAMWHHEHHFETAEGGKTHMYDIVSYKLPLGWLGRIFAGKLIGNRVKKIFTYREKAVDAIFK; this is translated from the coding sequence ATGAGTATCACATTATCATATCAATCGGGGATTTATCAGTTAAAATCTTCACAAGTAATTGATGCCAGTATTGAAGAGGTATGGGAGTATTTTTCTAAACCAAAGAATTTAAATTCCCTAACTCCAGAGGATATGGATTTTGAAATAACGTCCTCAATTGTTTCCGAAACATATATTGGTCAAATCATTAGTTATTCCATTTCAATATTTCCACTTGTTAGATCGCATTGGATTACAGAGATTACCCATGTGAAGAATCAACGAATGTTTATTGATGAACAACGTTTTGGTCCCTATGCCATGTGGCACCACGAACATCACTTTGAGACTGCAGAGGGAGGCAAGACCCATATGTATGATATTGTTTCTTACAAACTGCCGCTAGGTTGGCTGGGAAGAATTTTTGCAGGTAAGTTAATAGGGAACCGTGTAAAAAAAATATTTACCTATCGTGAAAAGGCAGTCGACGCTATTTTTAAATAG
- a CDS encoding helicase HerA-like domain-containing protein, producing MSSKEAFVKHIEEGYQTKGDYINMGAAMLDGEPLTNAFVKIPLKTLNRHGLIAGATGTGKTKTLQILAENLSEKGIPVLLMDLKGDLSGLAQAGENHPKIIERHEKIGFPYKARKSPIEILTLSVQSGVRLRATVSEFGPVLLSRILDLTDTQQGIVAVLFKYCDDHKLPLLDLKDFKKILQYATSEGKEELQKEYGRISTASTGAILRKIIELEQQGADLFFGEKSFEVDDLTRINENGEGIINIIRLTDIQDKPKLFSTFMLSLLAEVYATFPEQGDSDQPELVIFIDEAHLIFNEASDALLDQIESIVKLIRSKGIGLYFVTQNPTDVPDAVLSQLGLKIQHALRAFTAKDRKAIKLTAENYPLSHYYDTAAVLTSLGIGEALISALDEKGRPTPLAATMLRAPMSRMDILTDREIAEVLNQSTLIPKYNETIDRESAYELLNQKIEKSQTEEAQQKAAEQQRKVSKTTSRRSTRMNPILKVLTSATFIRGVMGILNKAMR from the coding sequence ATGAGTTCGAAAGAAGCTTTTGTTAAACATATTGAAGAGGGATACCAAACCAAAGGTGACTACATAAATATGGGTGCCGCCATGCTGGACGGAGAACCTCTTACCAATGCTTTTGTTAAGATTCCCCTGAAAACCTTAAACAGGCACGGACTCATAGCCGGAGCTACAGGAACGGGAAAAACAAAAACGCTGCAAATTTTGGCAGAAAACCTATCAGAAAAAGGGATTCCTGTATTGTTAATGGATTTAAAAGGGGATTTAAGCGGCTTGGCACAAGCGGGCGAAAATCATCCTAAAATTATAGAACGGCACGAAAAAATTGGATTTCCTTATAAAGCTAGAAAATCACCTATTGAAATATTGACCCTGTCGGTGCAGAGCGGAGTTCGGTTAAGGGCTACAGTATCTGAATTTGGGCCTGTTTTGCTTTCCCGGATTTTAGATCTCACAGATACGCAGCAAGGTATCGTTGCGGTGCTTTTTAAATATTGCGACGACCATAAACTTCCCCTACTGGATCTAAAAGATTTTAAAAAAATATTACAATATGCCACTTCGGAAGGTAAAGAAGAATTGCAAAAAGAGTACGGAAGGATTTCCACGGCTTCTACCGGTGCCATTCTTAGAAAAATAATTGAATTGGAGCAGCAAGGTGCCGATCTCTTCTTTGGGGAAAAGTCTTTTGAGGTTGATGATCTAACACGAATTAATGAAAACGGGGAAGGAATCATTAATATCATCCGTTTAACCGATATTCAGGACAAACCCAAACTGTTCTCCACTTTTATGCTGAGTTTGCTAGCGGAAGTTTATGCCACTTTCCCAGAACAAGGAGATAGCGACCAGCCAGAATTGGTTATTTTTATAGATGAGGCTCATTTAATTTTTAATGAAGCCTCAGATGCTTTGCTAGATCAAATAGAAAGTATTGTAAAACTCATTCGATCGAAGGGAATCGGACTCTATTTTGTGACTCAAAACCCGACTGACGTGCCCGATGCGGTATTGTCTCAACTCGGACTCAAAATTCAGCATGCACTTCGGGCTTTTACGGCCAAAGATCGAAAAGCCATAAAGCTGACCGCAGAAAACTATCCTTTATCCCACTATTATGATACTGCTGCTGTCCTCACTTCTTTAGGAATTGGGGAAGCTTTAATTTCTGCCTTGGACGAAAAAGGAAGGCCTACCCCACTCGCTGCTACGATGCTTAGAGCACCTATGAGCAGAATGGATATTTTAACAGATCGTGAAATCGCAGAAGTATTGAACCAATCGACTCTTATTCCAAAATATAACGAAACTATTGATAGGGAAAGTGCTTATGAGCTTCTGAACCAGAAAATCGAAAAATCGCAAACAGAAGAAGCCCAACAAAAAGCGGCGGAACAGCAAAGAAAGGTTTCCAAGACTACCTCCAGAAGAAGTACACGGATGAACCCTATTTTAAAGGTGCTTACAAGTGCTACTTTTATACGGGGGGTTATGGGTATATTAAATAAAGCAATGCGGTAA
- the yidD gene encoding membrane protein insertion efficiency factor YidD, producing the protein MLKKILIAPFIFLVRFYQAAISPFTPATCRYSPTCSQYTLEALKKHGLFKGGWLAIKRILSCGPWGGSGYDPVP; encoded by the coding sequence ATCCTAAAAAAAATCCTCATAGCGCCATTTATATTTCTAGTACGTTTCTACCAAGCGGCTATTTCGCCTTTTACGCCAGCGACTTGCAGGTATTCCCCAACCTGTTCCCAGTATACTTTGGAAGCCCTAAAAAAACACGGTCTTTTTAAAGGAGGTTGGTTGGCCATAAAAAGAATTCTTAGCTGCGGTCCTTGGGGCGGCTCGGGTTACGACCCTGTTCCATAA
- a CDS encoding DUF192 domain-containing protein, with translation MINFLVRILLLLILLCLSLVSCETNNDKKEVITEEVSFNKEGELRISRGDSTIIENINIEIADNEYERQTGLMYRTSMDKNQGMLFVFPDEKPRFFYMKNTDIPLDIIYIDSQMKIVSMVKNAQPRNESSLPSKKPAQYVLELNAGMANEFKIQEGDRISYSKI, from the coding sequence ATGATAAATTTCTTGGTAAGAATTTTACTCCTTTTAATTCTCCTGTGCTTATCCTTGGTAAGCTGTGAAACCAATAACGATAAGAAAGAAGTAATTACGGAAGAAGTTTCCTTTAACAAAGAAGGGGAACTGCGTATTTCTCGCGGGGATTCTACAATTATTGAAAACATAAATATCGAAATAGCCGATAACGAGTACGAAAGGCAAACTGGACTTATGTACCGCACTTCTATGGATAAAAACCAAGGAATGTTGTTTGTTTTTCCAGACGAAAAGCCTCGCTTTTTCTATATGAAAAACACCGACATTCCTTTGGATATCATTTACATAGATTCCCAAATGAAGATTGTAAGCATGGTAAAAAATGCCCAACCACGTAATGAATCTTCATTGCCTTCCAAAAAGCCCGCCCAATATGTTTTGGAGTTGAACGCCGGTATGGCCAACGAATTCAAGATACAGGAAGGCGACCGTATTAGCTATTCTAAAATTTAG
- a CDS encoding lycopene cyclase domain-containing protein has translation MEKYLYLILDIFSFIVPFAVSFERKRLHFIRFWKPYFLAILLVGLFFIAWDVFFTIEDVWGFNDRYLVGWDILHLPIEEWLFFLLIPYASNFIHYSLLYLFPKPKLRDQQTIRIAGVLFVTAVLIAVVNFERIYTLCSFGLFALLMLLQLIYRFKELNRYLLSFLIILVPFFIVNSWLTGSFTEEPIVYYNDMENLGIRLGTIPVEDIFYCFSLLYGSVLLFEYFKKKEL, from the coding sequence GTGGAAAAGTATCTTTATTTAATTCTCGACATTTTCAGTTTTATTGTTCCTTTTGCAGTTAGTTTCGAGCGTAAAAGGTTGCATTTTATTAGGTTTTGGAAACCCTATTTTTTAGCCATCTTATTGGTGGGTTTATTTTTTATCGCTTGGGATGTTTTTTTTACCATTGAAGATGTTTGGGGATTTAACGACCGATATTTAGTGGGATGGGATATTCTACACTTACCTATAGAAGAATGGTTGTTTTTTCTTTTAATACCTTATGCGAGTAATTTTATACACTATTCACTATTGTATCTCTTTCCAAAACCTAAACTTAGAGACCAGCAAACCATACGTATCGCTGGGGTATTGTTTGTAACGGCGGTTTTAATTGCGGTTGTAAATTTTGAAAGAATTTATACGCTTTGCAGTTTTGGTTTGTTTGCCCTGCTCATGTTGCTACAGCTAATTTATAGGTTTAAGGAGCTCAATAGGTATTTGCTATCGTTTCTTATAATTTTAGTGCCTTTCTTTATTGTTAATTCTTGGCTTACTGGTTCTTTTACTGAAGAACCCATAGTTTATTACAACGATATGGAAAACTTGGGAATTCGGTTGGGAACGATTCCGGTTGAAGATATTTTTTACTGTTTTTCACTGCTCTACGGAAGTGTATTGTTATTTGAATATTTTAAAAAGAAAGAATTATGA
- the metE gene encoding 5-methyltetrahydropteroyltriglutamate--homocysteine S-methyltransferase, whose amino-acid sequence MITQNLGYPRIGAKRELKKACEKYWSGTIDISELLQEGAQIRKQNWKEQKNAGIDLIPTNDFSYYDQVLDMTFAVGAIPNRFKELFSEEETPLDVYFALARGYQKNGFDITAMEMTKWFDTNYHYIVPEFYKNQTFRLSSTKIIDEYLEAKKLGVNAKPVLIGPVSYLLLGKEKEDGFHRLDLIENLLPVYEAILSELLANGAEYIQMDEPFLVMDLSEKEKETIKNVYQKIAEKFPDLKIILATYFDTLGSNTSLVVNLPVAVLHIDLVRGRDQLKSVLQALPSSLKLSLGLVDGRNIWKNDFSDSLKIMERARNVLGTDRLMVAPSSSLLHCPFDLDSENDETSLPKEIKNWLAFSKQKIEEVSVLAKLASEGLTSEKMKKALRDNEDAMLSKKSSHRIHNPKVQETVGNISEVHWNRKSSFVDRQFLQKESLKLPLFPTTTIGSFPQTKEVRVLRSQLKKGGLSPQEYDKAIKSEIKKAILWQENIGLDVLVHGEFERNDMVEYFGEQLEGVAFTKFGWVQSYGSRAVKPPIIYGDVDRLSPMTVEWTSYAQSLTNLPVKGMLTGPITILQWSFVRNDQPREQTANQIAMAIRKEVQDLETAGIKIIQIDEPAIREGLPLKKSQWEEYLRWAVKAFRISASGVQDDTQIHTHMCYSEFNDIIKNIAAMDADVITIETSRSQMELLDAFVAFKYPNEIGPGVYDIHSPRVPNQKEMESLLEKAALLIPLKNLWVNPDCGLKTRGWEETRDALLAMVKAAKSLREKYQVEVS is encoded by the coding sequence ATGATTACACAAAACTTAGGGTACCCGCGCATTGGTGCCAAAAGAGAGCTTAAAAAGGCTTGTGAGAAATATTGGTCGGGAACGATCGATATTTCAGAATTACTTCAAGAAGGAGCACAAATTAGAAAACAGAACTGGAAGGAGCAGAAGAACGCAGGAATCGATTTGATCCCTACCAACGATTTTTCCTATTACGATCAAGTATTGGATATGACTTTTGCTGTTGGTGCAATCCCCAACCGTTTTAAAGAGCTTTTTTCAGAAGAAGAAACTCCTTTGGATGTATATTTTGCGTTGGCAAGGGGGTATCAAAAGAATGGCTTCGATATTACTGCCATGGAAATGACAAAGTGGTTCGATACCAATTACCATTATATTGTCCCCGAATTTTATAAAAACCAGACGTTTAGACTTTCTTCCACTAAAATAATAGATGAATATTTAGAAGCTAAGAAATTAGGTGTCAACGCAAAACCAGTGTTAATTGGTCCCGTTTCTTACTTATTATTGGGAAAAGAAAAGGAAGATGGTTTTCATCGGTTAGATCTTATAGAAAACTTGCTTCCAGTTTATGAAGCGATTTTGTCTGAACTGCTTGCAAATGGAGCCGAATATATCCAAATGGACGAACCGTTTTTGGTAATGGATCTTTCTGAAAAAGAAAAGGAAACAATTAAAAATGTCTACCAAAAGATAGCAGAAAAGTTTCCAGATCTTAAAATTATTTTGGCGACCTATTTCGATACGTTAGGAAGCAATACTTCCTTGGTAGTGAATTTACCAGTGGCGGTGCTGCATATAGATTTGGTTCGAGGTAGGGATCAACTAAAAAGCGTTTTGCAAGCGCTACCTTCTTCCTTAAAATTGTCTTTAGGTTTGGTAGACGGAAGGAACATTTGGAAAAACGATTTTAGCGATTCATTGAAAATTATGGAACGCGCTAGAAATGTTTTAGGGACAGATCGATTAATGGTGGCTCCATCAAGCTCTTTGTTGCATTGTCCTTTTGATTTGGACAGTGAGAACGACGAAACCTCACTTCCTAAAGAAATAAAGAACTGGTTGGCATTTTCAAAGCAGAAAATTGAAGAAGTAAGCGTGCTAGCCAAATTAGCTTCAGAAGGGCTAACTTCAGAAAAAATGAAAAAAGCACTTCGTGATAATGAAGACGCAATGTTGTCTAAAAAGAGCTCCCATAGAATTCACAATCCTAAAGTTCAAGAAACCGTAGGTAATATCAGCGAAGTACATTGGAACCGTAAAAGCAGTTTTGTGGATCGCCAATTTTTGCAGAAAGAAAGTTTAAAATTACCTCTATTCCCCACGACTACCATTGGTTCTTTTCCGCAAACCAAAGAGGTTCGTGTTTTGCGTTCTCAACTTAAAAAGGGGGGTCTTTCGCCGCAAGAATACGATAAAGCCATAAAAAGCGAAATTAAAAAAGCCATTCTATGGCAAGAAAATATTGGATTGGATGTACTGGTACATGGAGAGTTTGAGCGTAACGATATGGTAGAATATTTCGGAGAACAGCTAGAAGGGGTGGCATTCACTAAATTTGGCTGGGTACAAAGCTACGGCTCCCGTGCAGTAAAACCACCAATTATTTATGGAGATGTTGACAGACTTTCCCCGATGACGGTAGAATGGACATCCTATGCGCAAAGTTTAACGAATCTACCTGTTAAAGGGATGCTTACCGGCCCCATAACAATTTTGCAATGGTCCTTTGTTAGGAATGATCAGCCAAGGGAGCAAACAGCAAATCAAATAGCGATGGCCATTAGAAAAGAGGTTCAAGACCTTGAAACTGCCGGGATTAAAATAATTCAAATTGATGAGCCAGCCATAAGGGAAGGCTTACCCCTTAAAAAATCCCAGTGGGAAGAATATCTAAGATGGGCGGTCAAAGCATTTAGAATAAGTGCTTCGGGAGTGCAGGATGATACCCAAATCCATACGCATATGTGTTATTCTGAATTCAATGATATCATAAAAAATATTGCAGCCATGGATGCCGATGTTATTACCATTGAAACATCCCGCTCACAAATGGAACTTTTAGATGCTTTTGTTGCTTTTAAGTACCCCAATGAAATCGGCCCGGGGGTTTATGACATTCATTCCCCTAGAGTGCCAAACCAAAAAGAAATGGAAAGTTTATTGGAAAAGGCCGCTTTGTTAATTCCTTTGAAAAATTTATGGGTTAACCCAGATTGCGGACTCAAAACAAGAGGTTGGGAAGAAACCCGCGACGCTCTTTTGGCTATGGTAAAAGCAGCAAAATCATTACGGGAGAAATATCAAGTAGAAGTTTCCTAG
- a CDS encoding phytoene desaturase family protein, with protein sequence MGNKVVIIGSGFSSLAAACYLQKAGKDVLVLEKNEQLGGRASVLEENGFKFDMGPSWYWMPDIFERFFNDFGKEVSDYYKLQKLSPAYNVFFGEGDKVEIPDNLPAIINTFDAIDPGSGIKLKKFIEEAKKNYGIAMDELVFKPGISLLELVTPDTIARLNLFVTNISSEVKKITKNKKLQSILEFPVLFLGAKPEKTPAFYNFMNYADFGGGTWYPEGGMNEIVKGMVSLGESLGVKYQTGQEIVDITAKGNRVQAVQTLNHTYECDLVVSGADYAHTEKLLKPELRNYKEDYWNNKTFAPSAFLYYIGFKGDATEVEHHNLFFDTDFQLHAEEIYDRKCLPKDPLFYANFPSKTDRSLAPDGMETAFFLIPVAVDIDDKKEMHDQYFNLIMERFENCTGYNLKDKVVYKKSFGVNDFKDRYYSCKGNAYGLANTLMQTSILRPGIRNKKLKNLFYTGQLTVPGPGVPPALISGKIVSNYIIKHFKSTQKKPKVALS encoded by the coding sequence ATGGGAAATAAAGTAGTCATAATTGGTTCCGGTTTCTCCTCCTTAGCAGCGGCCTGCTATTTACAAAAAGCTGGAAAAGACGTATTGGTCTTAGAGAAAAATGAGCAGTTAGGTGGTCGTGCCTCGGTGTTGGAGGAGAATGGTTTTAAATTCGATATGGGGCCTTCCTGGTATTGGATGCCTGATATTTTTGAACGCTTTTTTAATGACTTCGGAAAAGAGGTTTCAGACTACTACAAGCTTCAGAAACTTTCTCCTGCTTACAACGTTTTTTTTGGTGAAGGGGATAAAGTGGAAATCCCAGATAATCTTCCGGCCATTATTAACACTTTTGATGCTATCGACCCAGGAAGTGGTATTAAACTCAAAAAGTTTATAGAGGAAGCCAAAAAGAATTATGGTATCGCCATGGATGAGCTTGTTTTTAAACCTGGCATTTCCTTATTGGAATTGGTAACTCCAGATACCATAGCCAGGCTCAATCTATTTGTAACCAATATTTCTTCAGAAGTAAAAAAAATAACCAAAAATAAAAAGCTACAGAGTATTTTAGAGTTTCCAGTTCTTTTTCTGGGAGCCAAACCAGAAAAAACCCCAGCATTTTACAATTTTATGAACTATGCCGATTTTGGTGGAGGTACGTGGTACCCAGAAGGCGGAATGAATGAAATAGTAAAGGGAATGGTATCCTTGGGAGAATCCCTAGGGGTAAAATACCAGACAGGACAGGAAATTGTGGATATAACAGCTAAGGGGAATAGGGTTCAAGCCGTTCAAACCCTTAACCATACTTATGAGTGCGATTTAGTGGTTTCTGGAGCCGATTATGCGCATACAGAAAAACTTTTAAAGCCAGAATTACGTAATTATAAAGAAGACTATTGGAACAACAAAACATTTGCTCCATCTGCATTTTTATATTATATTGGTTTTAAAGGGGATGCAACAGAAGTAGAGCACCACAATTTATTTTTTGATACCGATTTTCAATTGCATGCCGAAGAGATTTACGATAGGAAGTGCTTACCAAAAGATCCATTGTTTTATGCTAATTTCCCGTCTAAAACAGACCGGTCTTTAGCTCCCGATGGAATGGAAACTGCATTTTTTTTAATTCCTGTTGCGGTAGATATAGATGATAAAAAAGAGATGCACGATCAATATTTCAACCTTATAATGGAAAGGTTCGAAAATTGTACAGGTTATAATTTAAAAGATAAAGTAGTTTATAAAAAATCCTTTGGAGTGAACGATTTTAAAGATCGCTATTATTCCTGTAAAGGAAACGCCTATGGTTTGGCCAATACATTAATGCAGACTTCAATTTTAAGACCCGGCATACGAAACAAAAAGCTAAAAAACCTTTTTTATACAGGACAGCTTACCGTTCCCGGGCCTGGGGTTCCACCAGCATTGATTTCAGGGAAAATTGTAAGCAATTATATAATCAAACATTTTAAATCAACTCAAAAAAAACCTAAAGTGGCTTTGAGTTAG
- a CDS encoding sterol desaturase family protein — protein MNFILYPLVTILVFCAMEGVTWFTHKYIMHGFMWYFHDDHHQPGYPHVFEKNDFFFVIFAIPSILLFYFGAANGLNVLFFIGLGILFYGIAYFLVHDVLIHQRFKWFKRTNNKYLRGLRKAHKIHHKHLGKEDGECFGMLFVPKKYFNM, from the coding sequence ATGAATTTCATACTATATCCATTAGTTACAATTTTAGTTTTTTGCGCTATGGAAGGTGTTACTTGGTTTACACATAAGTACATTATGCATGGATTTATGTGGTATTTTCACGACGACCATCACCAACCTGGCTATCCGCATGTGTTTGAAAAGAACGACTTCTTTTTCGTGATTTTTGCCATCCCAAGTATTCTGCTTTTCTATTTTGGCGCTGCCAACGGACTCAACGTGCTGTTTTTTATTGGCTTAGGGATTTTATTCTACGGAATCGCTTATTTCTTGGTGCACGACGTATTGATCCATCAGCGGTTTAAGTGGTTTAAGAGAACTAATAATAAATACTTACGAGGCCTGAGGAAGGCTCATAAAATTCATCACAAACATTTGGGTAAAGAGGATGGTGAGTGCTTTGGAATGCTTTTCGTTCCCAAGAAATACTTTAACATGTAG